Proteins encoded by one window of Phenylobacterium soli:
- a CDS encoding dienelactone hydrolase family protein: MCDDEIHQSQQLDQNLTHDPRLSRRGFGLAAAALAGYATTAEAQAAAVVVETDVSVKTPDGVADAVLFTPPGKGPYPGVLIWTDIGGLRPVFRDMGRRLAAAGYVVLVPNPFYRSQKAPVIEGPLNFGDPAVRQRLFAMRGAMTNEGIDKDATAYVGFLDAQAKVNRKAKIGVQGYCMGGPLTLRTGAASARIGAGATFHGGTLVTKTADSPHLLAPKLHGEYLVCEADNDDKSDPAAKDTVRAAFAAAKVPLKLEVYEGAMHGWCVPGAAVYNAAAAEKAWSELLALYKRALG; encoded by the coding sequence ATGTGCGATGACGAGATCCACCAGAGCCAGCAACTGGACCAGAATCTGACTCACGACCCGCGGCTCTCCCGGCGCGGCTTCGGCCTCGCCGCCGCCGCCCTCGCCGGCTACGCCACCACCGCCGAGGCCCAGGCCGCCGCCGTCGTCGTGGAGACCGACGTGTCGGTGAAGACCCCCGACGGGGTGGCCGATGCGGTGCTCTTCACCCCGCCCGGCAAGGGCCCTTATCCCGGCGTTCTGATCTGGACCGACATCGGCGGCCTTCGCCCGGTGTTCCGCGACATGGGCCGCAGGCTTGCGGCGGCCGGCTATGTGGTCCTCGTGCCCAACCCCTTCTACCGCTCGCAGAAGGCGCCGGTGATCGAGGGGCCGCTGAACTTCGGCGACCCCGCCGTGCGCCAGCGGCTGTTCGCCATGCGCGGCGCCATGACCAACGAGGGCATCGACAAGGACGCCACCGCCTATGTCGGCTTCCTCGACGCCCAGGCCAAGGTGAACCGCAAGGCGAAGATCGGCGTCCAGGGCTACTGCATGGGCGGGCCGCTGACCCTGCGCACCGGCGCGGCCAGCGCGCGGATCGGCGCCGGCGCCACCTTCCACGGCGGAACGCTCGTGACGAAGACCGCCGACAGTCCGCACCTGCTCGCCCCGAAGCTGCACGGCGAGTACCTGGTCTGCGAGGCGGACAACGACGACAAGTCCGACCCGGCCGCCAAGGACACCGTCCGCGCCGCCTTCGCCGCGGCCAAGGTGCCGCTGAAGCTCGAGGTCTACGAGGGCGCCATGCACGGCTGGTGCGTCCCGGGCGCGGCCGTCTACAACGCGGCCGCCGCCGAGAAGGCCTGGTCCGAACTCCTCGCCCTCTACAAGCGCGCGCTCGGCTGA
- a CDS encoding bifunctional regulator KidO, which translates to MTSPIAKLGLGSGQFSLDQPATRGRPREAEARDILAIAARAGLSVMEVGRHSQAVELTLGQVMPKPNPFRLTVTTVRPDRGPDFAEAEVRAQIARLGVDRVESIFAPSATDMLSPGGPALWDRLKKLKDEGLCRKVGVSVYASDDPCGLSRRFKPDVVQAPASLLDQRLIVDGTLSELAAMGVEVQLRSIFLNGVLFLPPDRAPSHLKAAAGRISRARRLIAEGRSDPLQAALGFALSRPEASAVLVDVASASEMSAVIAAAMSPPPDLDWDEMALDDPAALDPRAWAAA; encoded by the coding sequence ATGACGTCACCGATTGCGAAGCTCGGACTAGGGTCCGGGCAGTTCAGCCTCGACCAGCCGGCGACCCGCGGTCGTCCGCGCGAGGCCGAGGCGCGCGACATCCTCGCCATCGCGGCCCGCGCCGGCCTGTCGGTGATGGAAGTCGGCCGTCATTCCCAGGCCGTGGAGCTGACGCTCGGCCAGGTGATGCCCAAGCCGAACCCCTTCCGCCTGACCGTCACGACCGTTCGCCCGGACCGCGGCCCCGACTTCGCCGAGGCTGAAGTGCGCGCCCAGATCGCCCGCCTGGGCGTCGACCGGGTGGAGTCGATCTTCGCGCCGTCGGCGACCGACATGCTGAGCCCCGGCGGCCCGGCGCTCTGGGACCGGCTGAAGAAGCTGAAGGACGAGGGGCTGTGCCGGAAAGTCGGCGTCTCGGTCTACGCCTCGGACGATCCCTGCGGCCTTTCCCGCCGGTTCAAGCCGGACGTGGTGCAGGCGCCGGCCTCGCTGCTGGACCAGCGGCTCATCGTCGACGGCACCCTCTCCGAGCTCGCGGCCATGGGCGTCGAGGTGCAGCTGCGCTCGATCTTCCTCAACGGCGTGCTGTTCCTGCCGCCGGACCGCGCCCCCTCGCACCTCAAGGCGGCGGCCGGGCGGATCAGCCGGGCGCGCCGGTTGATCGCCGAGGGCCGCTCCGACCCGCTGCAGGCGGCGTTGGGCTTCGCCCTCTCGCGTCCCGAGGCGTCGGCCGTGCTGGTGGACGTGGCCTCGGCCTCGGAGATGAGCGCGGTGATCGCGGCGGCCATGAGCCCGCCGCCGGACCTCGACTGGGACGAGATGGCCCTCGACGATCCGGCGGCGCTCGACCCCCGCGCCTGGGCCGCGGCCTAG
- the moaC gene encoding cyclic pyranopterin monophosphate synthase MoaC — MSKLTHIDETGRARMVDVSDKAVTAREAVAEGFVRMSPETLRLALSGEGRKGDVRAVAEIAGVMAAKKTSDLIPMCHPLAITKAEVRVEPAEGGLAVTARVKTSGQTGVEMEALTAVSVACLTLYDMLKAAEKGMVIEAVRLVAKSGGKSGDWTA, encoded by the coding sequence GTGAGCAAGCTCACCCACATCGACGAGACCGGCCGCGCCCGCATGGTCGACGTCTCGGACAAGGCGGTCACCGCGCGCGAAGCGGTTGCCGAGGGGTTCGTCCGCATGAGCCCCGAGACCCTGAGGCTGGCGCTGTCCGGCGAGGGCCGGAAGGGCGACGTGCGCGCGGTCGCCGAGATCGCCGGCGTCATGGCCGCCAAGAAGACCTCCGACCTGATCCCCATGTGCCACCCGCTGGCGATCACCAAGGCCGAGGTCCGGGTCGAGCCGGCGGAGGGCGGCCTCGCCGTCACGGCACGGGTCAAGACCAGCGGTCAAACGGGGGTGGAGATGGAGGCGCTGACCGCCGTGTCGGTGGCCTGCCTCACGCTCTACGACATGCTGAAGGCCGCCGAGAAGGGCATGGTCATCGAGGCGGTGCGCCTGGTCGCCAAATCCGGCGGCAAGTCGGGCGACTGGACCGCATGA
- a CDS encoding molybdopterin molybdotransferase MoeA, which produces MKLLPVDEARARMLAEIAALPVEPVPLAASIGRVLAEEVAAVRDQPPFAASAMDGWAVRSADGEGLRAIVGESAAGHGYEGEVTAGQAVRIFTGAALPAGCDAVVIQEDASREGEQVRVPQAAAGRHVRPAGGDFRKGQVLLQPGVRIDPWRLSLAASAGRAQVKVRRRPRVALISTGEEIVEAPANPGPFQIYDSGAPALAAMVAGWGAEVTRAKPVRDQLEAVIEALRTAEADLVVTVGGASVGDHDLVRTAGEALGLDYRVQSVAVRPGKPTFFGVLGDGRRMLGLPGNPASAFVCAEMFLRPIVNAYQGAEPQPATVPATLDEDLPANGPREHWMRAKLTYEAGEVRIRPYRDQDSSLVSVFAVSDALLRRAPGAPAVAAGEVVEALPLSRA; this is translated from the coding sequence ATGAAGCTTCTTCCCGTGGACGAGGCGCGGGCGCGGATGCTGGCGGAGATCGCCGCCCTGCCCGTGGAGCCGGTTCCGCTCGCGGCCAGCATCGGCCGAGTGCTGGCCGAGGAGGTCGCCGCCGTCCGCGACCAGCCGCCGTTCGCCGCCTCCGCCATGGACGGCTGGGCGGTGCGCAGCGCCGACGGCGAGGGCCTTCGCGCCATCGTCGGCGAGAGCGCGGCCGGCCACGGCTACGAGGGCGAGGTCACGGCCGGCCAGGCCGTGCGCATCTTCACCGGCGCGGCCCTGCCGGCCGGCTGCGACGCTGTGGTGATCCAGGAGGACGCCAGCCGCGAGGGCGAACAGGTGCGCGTGCCGCAGGCCGCGGCCGGCCGCCACGTCCGTCCCGCCGGCGGCGATTTCAGGAAGGGCCAGGTCCTGCTGCAGCCCGGCGTGCGCATCGATCCGTGGCGGCTGTCGCTGGCCGCCTCGGCCGGACGGGCCCAGGTGAAGGTCCGGCGCCGCCCGCGCGTCGCCCTGATCTCGACCGGCGAGGAGATCGTCGAGGCGCCGGCGAACCCCGGGCCGTTTCAGATCTACGACTCCGGGGCTCCGGCCCTGGCGGCCATGGTCGCCGGCTGGGGCGCCGAGGTGACCCGCGCCAAGCCCGTGCGCGACCAACTGGAGGCGGTGATCGAGGCCCTGCGCACGGCGGAGGCCGACCTTGTAGTGACCGTGGGCGGCGCCTCGGTGGGCGACCACGACCTGGTGCGCACGGCCGGCGAGGCGCTGGGCCTCGACTACCGGGTGCAGAGCGTGGCGGTGCGGCCCGGCAAACCGACCTTCTTCGGCGTGCTCGGCGATGGGCGGCGGATGCTGGGCCTGCCCGGCAATCCCGCCTCGGCCTTCGTCTGCGCCGAGATGTTCCTGCGTCCGATCGTCAACGCCTATCAGGGAGCCGAGCCCCAGCCCGCCACCGTTCCGGCGACGCTCGACGAAGACCTGCCGGCCAACGGCCCGCGCGAGCACTGGATGCGCGCCAAGCTGACCTATGAGGCCGGCGAGGTGCGGATCCGTCCCTACCGGGATCAGGATTCGTCGCTGGTCAGCGTCTTCGCGGTCTCGGACGCGCTGCTGCGCCGGGCGCCGGGCGCGCCGGCGGTCGCGGCCGGCGAGGTGGTCGAGGCGCTGCCGCTGTCGCGGGCGTAG
- the moaB gene encoding molybdenum cofactor biosynthesis protein B → MNAPAFAPGGKIDTNKPVKAVKIAVLTISDTRDEESDTSGNILAERVTGAGHELAGRAIVRDDIEAIRGQVSAWVASGEVEAIVTTGGTGITGRDVTPEAIRPLFDKELDGFSVIFHLVSYQSVGLSTLQSRALAGIVKGVFVFCLPGSNGAVKDGWDKVISAQLDSRHGPCNMVELMPRLMEQ, encoded by the coding sequence ATGAACGCCCCCGCATTCGCGCCCGGCGGCAAGATCGACACCAACAAGCCGGTCAAGGCGGTGAAGATCGCCGTCCTGACGATCTCCGACACGCGCGACGAGGAGAGCGACACCTCCGGCAACATCCTGGCCGAACGCGTCACCGGCGCGGGCCACGAGCTGGCCGGTCGGGCCATCGTGCGCGACGACATCGAGGCGATCCGCGGCCAGGTGAGCGCCTGGGTCGCGTCGGGCGAGGTCGAGGCCATCGTCACCACCGGCGGCACCGGCATCACCGGCCGGGACGTGACACCCGAGGCCATCCGGCCGCTGTTCGACAAGGAGCTCGACGGCTTCTCGGTGATCTTCCACCTGGTCAGCTACCAGTCGGTGGGCCTTTCCACCCTTCAGTCCCGGGCCCTGGCTGGCATCGTGAAGGGGGTCTTCGTCTTCTGCCTGCCCGGCTCCAACGGGGCGGTGAAGGACGGCTGGGACAAGGTGATCTCCGCCCAGCTCGACAGCCGCCACGGCCCCTGCAACATGGTCGAGCTGATGCCGCGGCTGATGGAGCAGTGA
- a CDS encoding molybdenum cofactor biosynthesis protein MoaE, translating into MSIALTEQPFDPGALLSQFSAGRSEVGAVASFTGLARAEGGEAKILELEGYPGFTEAEIGKIAEEALSRFGIDDLMIRHRVGRIAPGEPIVFVATAARHRRAAFEACDFLMDYLKSRAPFWKKEHGPAGARWIEPRAEDYSDAARWDEKESQS; encoded by the coding sequence ATGAGCATCGCGCTGACCGAACAGCCCTTCGACCCGGGCGCCCTGCTGAGCCAGTTCAGCGCCGGTCGCAGCGAGGTGGGCGCCGTGGCGAGCTTCACCGGCCTGGCCCGCGCCGAGGGCGGGGAGGCCAAGATCCTTGAGCTCGAGGGTTATCCGGGCTTCACCGAGGCGGAGATCGGCAAGATCGCCGAGGAGGCGCTGAGCCGCTTCGGCATCGACGACCTGATGATCCGCCATCGGGTCGGCCGCATCGCCCCCGGCGAGCCGATCGTCTTCGTGGCCACGGCCGCCCGGCACCGGCGGGCCGCGTTCGAGGCCTGTGACTTCCTGATGGATTACTTGAAGTCGCGCGCCCCCTTCTGGAAGAAGGAGCACGGCCCGGCCGGCGCGCGCTGGATCGAGCCGCGGGCCGAGGACTATTCCGACGCCGCCCGCTGGGACGAGAAGGAGAGCCAGTCATGA
- a CDS encoding TonB-dependent receptor plug domain-containing protein, producing MRCSIRSLLFSTAALAGALPAAAFADEPSPLGEVVVTATRLPSRLDLVTGAHVVDRAELEARQTPFLEDVLSTVPGVGVTRNGAFGGAAAIRIRGASPDKTLVLIDGVPVNDAADPNGTFDPSSLQTADVERIEVLNGPQGSLWGSDAIGGVVSITTRELTGLTASAEGGSFGTARGFVGTGVAEDRYAVSASLAGLRTDGISRADTGSEKDPYRTATANLAGRVRLTDWLQLDARLRTTYANIAIDGYPPPDYALADTPDRNKARSWQGDVRAVVDAFGLRQTASYGDYHLWRRNISDFPEVYTATRRVFRWTAEKGGPADAWAAVVGAERIESKADLSGRTSTNLSVTSVFAVARARPWTPLNLTASLRFDDPDRFRSRSTGRLSAAVDVGAGFTLTASAGQGFKIPSISEVVCDYCFAPPVPLRPERAEGYDMRLGWLSPDKRIEAAVTGYRLAVRDQIAYQDLRYVNIARTRSTGLEAEADAQLTDALRLKLAYAHTKAIDATTGAELLRIPHNSGSAALFYNSGKWGGALTVRGESSQLDLARDGFSRERRKGFLVADLAGSYRLTDQVSLTARVENLADRRYEETLGFSEAGRAVYLGVRFRP from the coding sequence ATGCGTTGCTCTATCCGATCGCTGCTCTTCTCCACCGCCGCCCTCGCCGGGGCGCTTCCCGCCGCCGCCTTTGCCGACGAGCCGTCGCCGCTCGGCGAGGTGGTGGTCACCGCCACCCGCCTGCCCAGCCGCCTCGACCTCGTCACCGGCGCCCACGTGGTCGATCGGGCCGAGCTGGAGGCGCGTCAGACGCCGTTCCTGGAGGACGTGCTGTCGACCGTTCCCGGGGTCGGCGTAACCCGCAACGGCGCCTTTGGCGGCGCGGCGGCGATCCGCATCCGCGGCGCCTCGCCCGACAAGACCCTGGTGCTGATCGACGGCGTGCCGGTGAACGACGCCGCCGACCCGAACGGGACCTTCGATCCCTCCTCGCTGCAGACCGCGGACGTCGAGCGCATCGAGGTGCTGAACGGGCCGCAGGGCTCGCTTTGGGGTTCGGACGCCATCGGCGGGGTGGTCTCGATCACCACCCGCGAGCTGACCGGCCTCACCGCCTCGGCCGAGGGCGGCAGCTTCGGCACGGCCCGCGGCTTCGTCGGGACCGGCGTCGCCGAGGACCGCTACGCAGTCTCCGCCTCCCTCGCCGGCCTGCGCACCGACGGGATCTCGCGCGCCGATACGGGCAGCGAGAAGGACCCCTACCGCACCGCCACGGCCAACCTCGCCGGGCGGGTGCGCCTGACCGACTGGCTGCAGCTCGACGCGCGGCTGCGCACCACCTACGCCAACATCGCCATCGACGGCTATCCGCCGCCCGACTACGCCCTGGCCGACACGCCGGACCGCAACAAGGCGCGGAGCTGGCAGGGCGATGTCCGCGCCGTCGTCGACGCCTTCGGCCTTCGCCAGACCGCCAGCTACGGCGACTACCACCTGTGGCGGCGCAACATCTCCGACTTCCCGGAGGTCTACACCGCGACGCGCCGGGTGTTCCGCTGGACCGCCGAGAAGGGCGGGCCGGCCGATGCCTGGGCGGCCGTCGTCGGCGCCGAGCGCATCGAGAGCAAGGCCGACCTTTCCGGCCGCACCTCCACGAACCTCTCGGTGACCTCGGTCTTCGCCGTCGCCCGAGCCCGGCCCTGGACCCCGCTGAACCTCACCGCCAGCCTGCGTTTCGACGACCCGGACCGCTTCCGTTCGCGCTCCACCGGCCGTCTCTCCGCCGCGGTGGACGTCGGGGCGGGCTTCACCCTCACCGCCTCGGCCGGCCAGGGCTTCAAGATCCCGTCCATCTCCGAGGTGGTCTGCGACTACTGCTTCGCCCCGCCGGTCCCGCTGCGGCCCGAGCGCGCCGAGGGCTACGACATGCGCCTGGGCTGGCTCTCACCGGACAAGCGCATCGAGGCGGCGGTCACCGGCTACCGGCTCGCGGTGCGCGACCAGATCGCCTACCAGGACCTGCGCTACGTCAACATCGCCCGCACCCGCTCCACGGGCCTGGAGGCCGAGGCCGACGCGCAGCTGACGGACGCCCTGCGCCTGAAGCTCGCCTACGCCCACACCAAGGCGATCGACGCCACGACGGGCGCGGAATTGTTGCGCATCCCGCACAACTCCGGCTCGGCGGCCCTGTTCTACAATTCTGGCAAGTGGGGCGGCGCCCTTACGGTGCGTGGCGAGTCGAGCCAGCTCGATCTCGCCCGCGACGGCTTCTCCCGCGAGCGGCGCAAGGGCTTTCTCGTCGCCGACCTCGCCGGCTCCTATCGGCTGACCGATCAGGTGTCGCTGACCGCCCGCGTCGAGAACCTGGCCGACCGCCGCTACGAGGAGACTCTGGGCTTCAGCGAAGCCGGCCGCGCCGTCTACCTCGGGGTCCGCTTCCGGCCCTAG